From the Desulfohalovibrio reitneri genome, one window contains:
- the ispG gene encoding flavodoxin-dependent (E)-4-hydroxy-3-methylbut-2-enyl-diphosphate synthase, producing the protein MASRAASQAPERRATRPVRLGPYVIGGGQPIRVQSMCTTDTRDTEATLAQVRDLAAAGCEIVRLAVPDDRAARALPAIVAESPVPLVADIHFDHRLALASAEAGMAGLRINPGNIGGADKVDAVVDAAKKRGLPIRIGVNSGSVEKDLLARFGGPTPEAMVESALSHVAMLERRGFDQIKISLKSSSVTDTIQAYRRMADRADYPLHIGVTEAGTLVRGAVKSSVGLGVLLAEGIGDTLRVSLTHEPTAEMVVAWEILRSLDIRARGPEIVSCPTCGRTEIDLIGLAEEVERRLKDVEEIFTVAVMGCVVNGPGEAREADIGVAGGRDKAVVFRKGEVTRTLRGDVVSGFMEELDRYLNELRGT; encoded by the coding sequence ATGGCATCCCGCGCTGCAAGCCAAGCGCCCGAACGGCGGGCCACTCGTCCGGTGCGCCTGGGACCCTACGTCATAGGCGGCGGACAGCCCATCCGCGTGCAGTCCATGTGCACCACGGACACCCGTGACACCGAGGCCACCCTGGCCCAGGTGCGCGATCTGGCCGCGGCCGGGTGCGAGATAGTGCGCTTGGCCGTGCCGGACGACCGCGCGGCGCGGGCTCTGCCGGCCATCGTGGCCGAGTCGCCAGTGCCCCTGGTGGCGGACATCCACTTTGACCACCGCCTTGCCCTGGCCTCTGCCGAGGCGGGCATGGCCGGCCTGCGCATCAACCCCGGCAACATCGGCGGAGCGGACAAGGTGGACGCCGTGGTGGACGCGGCCAAGAAGCGCGGCCTGCCCATCCGCATCGGGGTCAACTCCGGCTCGGTGGAAAAGGATCTGCTGGCCCGCTTCGGCGGCCCCACGCCCGAGGCCATGGTGGAGAGCGCCCTCAGCCACGTGGCCATGCTGGAACGGCGCGGCTTCGACCAGATCAAAATTTCCCTGAAGTCCTCCTCCGTGACGGACACCATCCAGGCTTACCGACGCATGGCCGACCGGGCCGACTACCCCCTGCACATCGGCGTCACCGAGGCGGGCACACTGGTGCGCGGCGCGGTCAAGTCGTCGGTGGGGCTGGGGGTGCTGCTGGCCGAGGGCATCGGCGACACCCTGCGCGTCTCCCTGACCCATGAACCCACCGCGGAGATGGTGGTGGCCTGGGAGATTCTGCGCTCCCTGGACATCCGCGCCCGCGGCCCGGAAATCGTCTCCTGCCCCACCTGCGGCCGCACCGAGATCGACCTCATCGGCCTGGCCGAGGAGGTGGAGCGGCGGCTCAAGGACGTGGAGGAGATTTTCACCGTGGCCGTCATGGGCTGCGTGGTCAACGGACCCGGCGAGGCCCGCGAAGCGGACATCGGCGTGGCCGGGGGCCGCGACAAGGCCGTTGTCTTCCGCAAGGGCGAGGTGACACGCACCCTGCGCGGCGACGTGGTGTCCGGTTTCATGGAGGAGCTCGACCGCTATCTGAACGAACTGCGAGGAACCTGA
- a CDS encoding IS5 family transposase, which yields MKAKPAKSDQGNFLYEDLIDQLNPKDPLLKLAANIPWERFEQEFSSLYSEYGRPAKPIRLMVGLMILKQLENLSDERVIEAWVRNPYYQAFCGETHFRWRLPCDPTDLVYFRKRIGEGGARLIFEVSVGLHGDDAMEREIAVDTTVQEKNITFPTDVKLLTKVIKRCRAIAEFEGISLRRSFRRELPGLLRQRFKSRKIIKRIRTMAGVLIRELERKLPRDSLARHREAMQLFRRVHDQKRTDKNKIYSLHEPDVLCIGKGKEHKKYEFGRKASIAWTKTTGVIVGAMSFKENVFDGHTLPDVLEQVSQITESCPEAAICDRGYRGRKKVGDTSILIPGRPKKSDTPYQRRKARQRFRRRAGIEPVIGHLKHDFRMAKNFLKGALGDAINLLMAAAAFNFKKWMRGLKHFLSLFAPWLCFGTWSRGRLKYA from the coding sequence ATGAAGGCCAAGCCAGCCAAAAGCGATCAGGGCAATTTCCTCTACGAGGACCTCATCGATCAGCTCAATCCCAAGGACCCGCTGCTCAAGCTTGCAGCGAACATCCCCTGGGAAAGGTTCGAGCAGGAGTTTTCTAGCCTCTATAGTGAGTATGGTCGTCCAGCAAAGCCCATCAGACTCATGGTCGGGCTCATGATCCTCAAGCAGCTTGAAAATCTGAGCGACGAGCGTGTCATTGAGGCTTGGGTCCGGAACCCCTACTATCAGGCCTTCTGCGGTGAGACGCATTTCCGGTGGAGGCTTCCTTGTGACCCCACGGACTTGGTTTATTTCCGCAAACGCATCGGCGAGGGTGGGGCGCGTTTGATCTTCGAGGTCTCGGTGGGTCTGCACGGCGACGACGCCATGGAGCGGGAGATCGCCGTGGACACCACGGTCCAGGAGAAGAACATCACCTTCCCCACTGACGTGAAGCTTCTGACCAAGGTCATCAAGCGATGCAGGGCCATCGCCGAGTTCGAAGGAATCAGCTTGCGCCGCAGTTTCCGCCGTGAATTGCCAGGCCTCCTGCGCCAGCGATTCAAGAGTCGCAAGATCATCAAACGCATTCGGACCATGGCTGGCGTCCTGATCCGCGAACTTGAGCGCAAACTGCCCAGGGATTCGTTGGCCAGGCACAGGGAAGCTATGCAGCTCTTCCGCCGGGTCCATGACCAGAAACGTACCGACAAGAACAAGATCTACAGCCTGCACGAACCGGACGTGCTTTGCATCGGCAAGGGCAAAGAGCACAAAAAGTACGAGTTCGGACGCAAGGCCTCCATCGCCTGGACCAAGACCACCGGTGTGATCGTAGGAGCCATGTCCTTCAAGGAGAACGTTTTCGACGGTCACACCCTGCCGGATGTTCTGGAGCAAGTTTCGCAAATCACGGAATCCTGCCCCGAGGCGGCCATCTGTGACCGGGGTTACAGGGGGCGCAAAAAAGTCGGTGACACGAGCATTCTGATTCCGGGCCGGCCGAAGAAAAGCGACACGCCCTACCAGAGACGAAAGGCCAGGCAACGTTTTCGCAGACGCGCTGGCATCGAGCCGGTGATCGGACATCTCAAACACGACTTCCGCATGGCCAAAAACTTCCTGAAAGGGGCCCTCGGTGATGCGATCAACCTGCTGATGGCCGCAGCCGCGTTCAACTTCAAGAAGTGGATGCGGGGACTGAAGCACTTTTTGTCTCTTTTCGCCCCTTGGCTCTGCTTCGGAACCTGGAGTCGGGGCAGACTAAAGTACGCCTGA
- a CDS encoding pyridoxamine 5'-phosphate oxidase family protein, whose translation MHEDMLRLLRAKDIGVLATASENAPHCSLMAYAASEDGGRIYMLTSRSTKKYRNCRRNAHVSLLVDNREDGLPREETMALTLEGDCRPVSRERCEQLKQEILARHPQLEKLASHPDSDVLEMEVHTAQLLRGATDSRFERLR comes from the coding sequence ATGCACGAGGACATGCTCCGCCTGCTTCGGGCCAAGGACATCGGGGTCCTGGCCACGGCCTCGGAGAACGCACCCCACTGCTCGCTCATGGCCTACGCCGCCTCGGAGGACGGCGGGCGCATCTACATGCTCACCTCACGCAGCACCAAGAAATACCGCAATTGTCGCCGCAACGCCCACGTCAGCCTGCTGGTGGACAACCGCGAGGACGGCCTTCCCCGCGAGGAGACCATGGCCCTGACCCTGGAAGGCGATTGCCGCCCGGTGTCCCGAGAAAGGTGCGAACAACTGAAACAGGAGATTCTGGCCCGCCACCCGCAACTTGAAAAGCTGGCCTCCCATCCCGACTCGGACGTGCTGGAAATGGAGGTGCATACCGCCCAGCTTTTGCGCGGGGCCACAGACTCCCGTTTCGAACGGCTGCGATGA
- a CDS encoding cation:proton antiporter family protein: MLVILVSFAFGFGLALARIGLPPMVGFLIAGFAYNMAGLAPPAGLDTIANLGITLLLFSIGLKLDVRGLLKAEIWSGATTQMLFSIAFMCGAFLLVREAFGASLLDVSMGTILLLSFAFSFSSTVFAVKVLEDKGDMSALYGRIAIGLLIMQDLFAVLFLSLTAGKIPSIWALGLIGLPLVRPVLYRLLDLAGHGELFVLSGLFIALGLGAELFSLVGMKADLGALVVGVLLAGYHRASELSYALFSFKELMLVGFFLSIGMTGLPTMEMLLAAFLLCLLLPFKTGIYYFVISLFGLRARTNLFASLTLTNYSEFGLIVAAIAVGQGLLSSEWLMIAAMAVSISFALSAPLSMHAEHVYRLMQGWLCKFERKTCHPLDAPIDPGSVRAMVIGMGRIGMGAYDELLKTYSEDDICGVEHNPSRVDSNRAQGRNVLLGDACDTDFWLKLRKDLNLEIVILAMPKHQGNMFAARQLLNYEIECRIAAIAHYQEEVEELSRIGVCSAFNMYERAGAGLVRIAFESCKLPEYPSRQGGESEGFAEDETKPVLS, from the coding sequence ATGCTTGTTATTCTGGTCAGTTTCGCTTTCGGGTTCGGTCTTGCTTTGGCGCGAATCGGGTTGCCTCCCATGGTGGGCTTCTTGATCGCCGGTTTCGCCTACAATATGGCCGGGCTTGCGCCGCCGGCTGGCCTGGACACCATAGCGAATTTGGGCATTACGCTGCTGCTTTTTTCAATTGGACTAAAGCTGGACGTGCGCGGGTTGTTGAAAGCGGAAATATGGTCCGGCGCAACAACCCAGATGCTCTTTTCCATCGCTTTTATGTGCGGTGCTTTTTTGCTTGTGCGGGAAGCCTTCGGCGCTTCGTTGCTGGACGTTTCAATGGGGACGATTCTTCTTCTGTCGTTCGCGTTTTCTTTCTCCAGCACGGTATTCGCGGTGAAGGTTTTGGAGGACAAAGGCGATATGTCCGCCCTGTATGGACGGATAGCCATCGGCCTTCTGATTATGCAGGATCTATTCGCGGTCTTGTTCCTCAGCCTTACTGCGGGGAAGATTCCCAGTATCTGGGCCCTCGGACTGATCGGCCTGCCGCTCGTCAGGCCGGTGCTGTATCGCTTGCTGGACTTGGCCGGCCACGGCGAACTATTTGTCTTGAGCGGACTGTTTATCGCTTTGGGATTGGGCGCGGAACTCTTTTCGCTTGTTGGGATGAAAGCGGACCTGGGCGCGTTGGTGGTTGGAGTGCTACTGGCGGGGTATCATCGCGCCTCTGAGCTTTCCTACGCCCTCTTCAGTTTCAAGGAATTAATGCTGGTTGGCTTTTTCCTTTCCATCGGCATGACCGGCCTCCCCACAATGGAAATGCTGCTGGCCGCGTTCCTGTTGTGCTTGCTGCTGCCCTTCAAGACGGGAATCTATTATTTTGTGATTTCACTGTTTGGGCTGCGAGCGCGCACCAATCTTTTTGCCTCCCTGACGCTCACTAATTATTCGGAATTCGGCCTTATCGTGGCTGCCATAGCAGTGGGGCAGGGATTGCTTTCTAGCGAATGGCTGATGATCGCCGCCATGGCGGTAAGCATTAGCTTCGCGCTCTCCGCCCCGTTAAGCATGCATGCCGAGCATGTTTACAGGTTGATGCAAGGCTGGCTGTGCAAGTTCGAGCGCAAAACCTGTCATCCGCTTGATGCCCCCATCGATCCTGGTTCAGTGAGGGCGATGGTAATCGGAATGGGGCGTATCGGCATGGGCGCTTACGACGAATTGCTTAAAACATACAGTGAAGACGACATTTGCGGCGTGGAGCATAATCCCAGCCGCGTTGACTCGAACCGCGCCCAAGGCCGCAACGTCTTGCTGGGAGACGCCTGTGATACTGATTTCTGGTTGAAGCTGCGGAAAGACTTGAATCTCGAAATTGTGATACTGGCCATGCCCAAACATCAAGGCAACATGTTCGCCGCGCGCCAACTTCTAAACTATGAGATAGAGTGCCGCATAGCGGCCATAGCGCATTACCAGGAGGAGGTGGAGGAGCTCTCGAGAATTGGCGTTTGCTCCGCCTTCAACATGTACGAACGGGCCGGAGCAGGGCTGGTCCGCATCGCCTTTGAAAGCTGCAAACTCCCGGAGTATCCGTCCCGCCAGGGCGGGGAAAGCGAAGGATTCGCTGAGGACGAGACGAAACCAGTCCTTTCCTGA